From a single Drosophila sulfurigaster albostrigata strain 15112-1811.04 chromosome 3, ASM2355843v2, whole genome shotgun sequence genomic region:
- the LOC133840359 gene encoding cytoplasmic phosphatidylinositol transfer protein 1, producing the protein MVLIKEYRVCMPLTVDEYKIGQLYMIARHSLEQSDEGEGVEVMENKPCEDPVHGKGQYTEKRIHLSSRLPYWIQAICPRVFYVIEKSWNYYPYTLTEYTCSFIPKLNVLIKTKYENNSGTTENCLDLSEEDIKVRTVDHVDIAFDELNGKHYKREEDPKFFKSLKTNRGPLIEGWRETDTPIMCSYKVVNASFEVWGLQTKVEDFIQRGIRDILLLGHRQAFAWIDEWHGMTLEDVRTYEKQKQAETNEKVQATADNGSTTPTKDGDA; encoded by the exons ATGGTATTAATTAAGGAATATCGTGTTTGCATGCCGCTCACTGTGGATGAG TATAAAATTGGACAGCTGTATATGATTGCGCGCCACAGTCTTGAACAGTCCGACGAAGGCGAGGGGGTTGAGGTGATGGAGAACAAGCCCTGTGAGGATCCCGTGCATGGCAAGGGACAGTATACAGAAAAACGCATACACCTGTCCAG TCGCCTTCCCTACTGGATACAAGCGATTTGTCCTCGCGTTTTCTATGTGATTGAAAAATCATGGAATTATTATCCCTACACTCTGACAG AATATACG TGCTCCTTCATACCCAAATTAAATGTGTTAATCAAGACAAAATATGAGAACAACAGTGGCACCACTGAAAAC TGTCTGGATCTCAGTGAGGAGGATATAAAAGTGCGCACAGTTGATCATGTGGACATTGCATTTGATGAACTCAATGGCAAGCATTACAAACGCGAAGAGGATCCCAAGTTCTTCAAGTCCTTAAAGACAA ATCGCGGTCCACTTATTGAGGGCTGGCGTGAAACTGACACGCCAATCATGTGTTCCTATAAGGTAGTGAATGCCAGCTTTGAGGTCTGGGGTCTGCAGACCAAAGTGGAAGATTTTATACAGCGTGGAATACGCGATATTCTGCTGCTGGGCCATCGCCAGGCCTTTGCTTGGATCGACGAGTGGCACGGCATGACGCTGGAGGATGTACGCACCTATGAGAAACAAAAGCAGGCCGAGACCAACGAGAAAGTCCAGGCAACTGCCGACAATGGCAGCACAACGCCAACAAAAGATGGTGACGCTTAG